From one Spartinivicinus poritis genomic stretch:
- a CDS encoding (Fe-S)-binding protein: MFLDWILPVLLCAAILLAVIGAVKRINLWRQGQPDRVNILHGLMQIPKRYMVDLHHVVARDKYIANTHVATAGGFVAASVLIILVYVFGFNNRILVWGLLAALTAMLVGAFFVYKRRKNPPARLSKGPWMRLPKSLFTFAITFILMSLPAAGILPENFGGWLLATILLAGVVYGVAEMFFGMTWGGPMKHAFAGALHLAFHRRAERFGGGRSTALKPVQLEENKLGVEQPADFKWNQLLGFDACVQCGRCEAMCPAFAAGQPLNPKKLIQDMVVGLAGGTDAKYAGSPYPGIEVGKHQGAPLQPIVNGLVEADTLWSCTTCRACVEECPMMIEHVDAIVDMRRFLTLEQGQTPEKGVEVIENLIATDNPNGFDPGHRVNWATDLNLPLMADVQEADVLFWIGDGAYDMRTQRTLRAVVKLLRAAKVDFAILGNEERDSGDVARRLGDEATFQALAKHNIATLKKYQFKQIVTADPHSYHCLKNEYKDFGADFEVYHHTTFLAEQAKQGTLKLGELNLGTVTYHDPCYLGRYNGEYEAPRELLKALGLEVTEMERSGFRSRCCGGGGAAPITDIPGKQRIPDMRMEDVKATNADVVAVACPQCALMLEGVVEPRPEVRDIAEMLAEAVETIH; this comes from the coding sequence ATGTTTCTTGATTGGATACTACCTGTTTTACTCTGTGCAGCCATTTTACTTGCTGTAATTGGTGCGGTTAAACGCATTAATTTATGGCGCCAGGGGCAGCCTGATAGAGTCAATATACTGCATGGTTTAATGCAGATTCCTAAGCGCTATATGGTGGATTTACACCATGTGGTCGCGCGGGATAAATACATTGCTAATACCCACGTTGCAACTGCAGGTGGGTTTGTGGCAGCGAGTGTATTAATTATTCTGGTTTATGTGTTTGGCTTTAATAATCGCATTTTAGTGTGGGGATTATTAGCGGCTTTAACAGCTATGCTGGTCGGCGCTTTTTTTGTTTATAAACGCCGCAAGAACCCTCCTGCCAGGCTTTCAAAAGGGCCTTGGATGCGCTTACCCAAAAGTCTGTTCACTTTTGCTATCACCTTTATTTTAATGTCACTGCCCGCTGCTGGAATTTTGCCAGAAAATTTTGGTGGCTGGCTGTTAGCCACTATTTTATTAGCGGGTGTAGTGTATGGGGTTGCTGAAATGTTTTTTGGCATGACCTGGGGTGGACCAATGAAGCACGCGTTTGCAGGCGCTTTACACCTAGCCTTTCACCGTCGTGCCGAACGGTTTGGTGGTGGTCGCTCCACAGCTTTAAAGCCAGTTCAGCTTGAAGAAAATAAATTAGGTGTCGAACAACCAGCAGATTTTAAATGGAATCAGCTATTGGGTTTTGATGCCTGCGTGCAATGTGGCCGTTGTGAAGCCATGTGTCCTGCTTTTGCTGCTGGCCAACCGCTTAACCCCAAAAAGTTGATTCAGGATATGGTGGTTGGTTTAGCGGGTGGCACTGATGCTAAATATGCGGGTAGTCCTTATCCTGGTATTGAGGTTGGAAAACATCAAGGGGCTCCGTTACAACCCATTGTTAATGGTTTGGTTGAAGCAGATACATTATGGTCCTGCACCACCTGTCGTGCTTGTGTAGAAGAGTGCCCAATGATGATTGAGCATGTAGATGCTATTGTGGATATGCGCCGCTTTTTAACATTAGAGCAAGGCCAAACCCCAGAAAAAGGCGTCGAAGTCATCGAAAACCTGATTGCCACTGATAACCCTAATGGCTTTGACCCAGGCCACCGAGTTAACTGGGCCACTGATCTTAACTTACCGTTAATGGCTGATGTACAGGAAGCTGATGTCTTATTCTGGATTGGCGATGGCGCCTATGATATGCGTACCCAACGCACCTTACGTGCCGTAGTTAAATTACTACGCGCCGCAAAAGTTGACTTCGCTATTTTAGGTAATGAAGAACGAGACAGTGGTGATGTCGCAAGACGGTTAGGTGATGAAGCAACATTCCAGGCTTTGGCCAAACATAATATTGCGACGCTAAAAAAATATCAGTTTAAGCAGATAGTAACGGCTGATCCACACTCTTATCACTGCTTGAAAAATGAATATAAAGATTTTGGAGCTGATTTCGAGGTTTATCATCACACCACATTTTTAGCAGAGCAAGCCAAGCAAGGTACCCTAAAACTCGGCGAACTCAATTTAGGCACCGTCACTTATCATGACCCCTGTTATTTGGGCCGCTATAACGGTGAATATGAAGCGCCACGGGAATTATTAAAAGCACTTGGCCTGGAAGTAACCGAAATGGAGCGCTCAGGTTTTCGTTCCCGTTGCTGTGGTGGTGGCGGTGCAGCACCAATTACGGATATCCCTGGAAAACAACGGATTCCCGATATGCGGATGGAAGATGTTAAAGCTACCAATGCCGACGTAGTTGCGGTGGCATGCCCGCAATGTGCATTAATGTTGGAAGGGGTGGTAGAACCTCGCCCAGAAGTGCGGGATATCGCTGAAATGCTGGCCGAAGCAGTGGAAACAATTCATTGA
- the dgcA gene encoding dimethylglycine demethylation protein DgcA — MAQYDAIFQPLTINKTTIRNRVVSTAHAEVYATDGGMTTERYVKYYEEKAKGGVGLCICGGSSVVSIDSPQDWWKSVNLSTDRIIPHFQNLADAVHKHGGKIMIQITHMGRRSRWDGGHWSTLVSPSGIREPVHRATCKTIEPEEIERIIKDYAQAARRAKEGGLDGVEISAVHQHLIDQFWSPRVNKRTDEWGGSFENRMRFGLEVTKAIREEVGPDFVVGMRICGDEFHPDGLNHDDMKQIAKYYNDTGMIDFFGVIGSGCDTHNTLANVIPNMSYPPEPFLHLAAGIKEVVEVPVIHAQNIKDPNQAQRILEEGYVDFVGMTRAHIADPHLITKIKMNQVDQIRQCVGANYCIDRQYQGLDVLCIQNAATSRESTMPHIIEKTEGTIRKVVVVGGGPAGMEAARVAAERGHQVTLFEKADELGGQITTAAKAPQRDQIAGITRWFVLELERLGVDVRLNTEANTDAILDIKPDIIILAVGGTPFLEQVPEWGAEKGLVVSSWDILNGTVEPGKNVLVYDTICEFSGMSVADYLASKGSLVEIVTDDIKPGAAVGGTTFPTYYRSLYEKEVVFTSDFILEKVYQEGDKKIAVLENEYTGQKEERVVDQIVVENGIRPDEKLYYELKADSRNKGQIDIEALYDAKPQPALSETGDGYLLYRIGDCVSQRNTHAAIYDALRLCKDF, encoded by the coding sequence ATGGCTCAGTACGACGCAATATTTCAGCCATTGACCATCAATAAGACGACGATTCGTAATCGTGTTGTCAGTACTGCCCATGCAGAGGTTTATGCCACTGATGGAGGGATGACAACTGAACGCTATGTGAAGTATTACGAAGAGAAAGCAAAAGGTGGTGTAGGGCTTTGTATTTGTGGTGGCTCCAGTGTTGTGTCCATCGATAGCCCACAAGACTGGTGGAAATCCGTTAATTTATCCACTGATCGGATTATTCCTCATTTTCAAAATCTTGCTGATGCGGTGCATAAACATGGCGGCAAGATTATGATTCAAATTACCCATATGGGACGCCGCTCTCGCTGGGATGGCGGTCACTGGTCAACCCTTGTTAGTCCCAGTGGAATTCGCGAGCCTGTGCACCGCGCCACCTGTAAAACGATCGAACCAGAAGAGATTGAGCGCATTATTAAAGACTACGCCCAAGCTGCTCGCCGTGCCAAAGAAGGTGGTTTAGACGGGGTAGAAATTTCAGCGGTACACCAGCATTTAATCGACCAATTTTGGAGTCCTCGGGTTAACAAACGCACCGATGAATGGGGTGGAAGTTTCGAAAACCGAATGCGTTTTGGTTTAGAAGTGACTAAAGCTATTCGTGAAGAAGTAGGGCCAGATTTTGTAGTAGGTATGCGTATTTGTGGTGATGAGTTTCATCCAGACGGCTTAAACCACGATGATATGAAGCAAATCGCCAAATATTACAATGACACCGGTATGATCGACTTCTTTGGTGTGATTGGTTCTGGTTGTGATACTCATAATACCTTAGCCAATGTTATTCCTAATATGAGCTACCCACCTGAGCCCTTCCTGCATTTAGCTGCAGGTATTAAAGAAGTGGTGGAAGTACCTGTTATTCATGCGCAAAACATTAAAGACCCCAATCAGGCACAGCGAATTTTAGAAGAAGGTTATGTCGACTTTGTGGGGATGACTCGTGCGCATATTGCTGACCCGCATTTAATTACCAAAATTAAAATGAATCAGGTAGACCAGATTCGTCAGTGCGTAGGAGCAAACTACTGTATCGACCGCCAGTACCAAGGGCTAGATGTGTTGTGTATTCAAAACGCGGCTACATCACGCGAAAGCACCATGCCCCATATTATCGAAAAAACTGAAGGCACTATTCGCAAAGTAGTTGTGGTCGGTGGCGGTCCTGCTGGTATGGAAGCTGCTCGCGTTGCAGCCGAACGCGGCCATCAAGTAACTCTATTTGAAAAAGCTGACGAACTTGGCGGGCAAATTACTACTGCCGCCAAAGCACCACAACGGGATCAAATCGCTGGTATTACTCGCTGGTTTGTTTTGGAATTAGAACGTTTAGGCGTTGATGTACGACTCAACACAGAAGCCAATACCGATGCCATTTTAGATATAAAACCAGACATTATTATCCTGGCGGTTGGTGGCACCCCTTTCCTAGAGCAAGTACCCGAATGGGGTGCAGAAAAAGGCTTGGTTGTCAGCAGCTGGGATATTCTTAACGGCACTGTTGAGCCAGGTAAAAATGTTTTGGTATATGACACTATTTGTGAATTTAGCGGTATGTCAGTTGCCGACTATTTAGCATCAAAAGGTTCATTAGTTGAAATTGTCACAGATGATATCAAGCCAGGTGCAGCGGTAGGCGGTACAACCTTCCCTACTTATTATCGCAGTTTATATGAAAAAGAAGTCGTATTTACGTCTGACTTTATTCTGGAAAAGGTTTATCAAGAAGGCGATAAAAAAATCGCTGTGTTAGAAAATGAGTATACTGGTCAAAAAGAAGAACGGGTTGTTGATCAAATCGTTGTAGAAAATGGTATCCGCCCTGATGAAAAACTCTATTACGAATTAAAAGCGGATTCACGCAATAAAGGCCAAATTGATATCGAAGCTTTATATGATGCCAAACCACAGCCTGCCCTATCAGAAACAGGTGACGGTTATTTACTGTATCGAATTGGTGATTGTGTATCGCAGCGGAATACGCATGCTGCAATTTACGATGCATTGCGATTATGTAAGGATTTTTAG
- a CDS encoding 4-vinyl reductase, whose amino-acid sequence MGHRAPEVPINVDAETGVWTTDALPMLYVPRHFFMNNHTVIEDALGADKYAEILYQAGYKSAYYWCQQEAKEHDIFGVEVFEHYMRRLSQRGWGIFSIEDIDLEKGYAKVRLDHSAFVYHYGKVNRKLEYMFTGWFAGAMDQIVERLGYSLTTHAEQLQSEAEEGCDHGIFEVKAINEGGTTHH is encoded by the coding sequence ATGGGTCATAGAGCACCTGAAGTACCAATTAATGTTGATGCAGAAACTGGGGTTTGGACTACCGATGCACTCCCCATGTTATATGTACCACGCCATTTTTTTATGAATAACCACACGGTTATTGAAGATGCGTTAGGTGCCGATAAGTACGCCGAGATTCTTTATCAAGCCGGCTATAAATCTGCCTATTATTGGTGCCAACAAGAAGCTAAAGAACACGATATATTTGGTGTAGAAGTTTTTGAGCACTACATGCGCAGGCTTTCTCAACGTGGCTGGGGTATTTTTTCAATTGAAGATATTGATTTAGAGAAAGGCTATGCCAAAGTGCGTTTAGATCATTCTGCTTTTGTTTATCACTATGGAAAAGTAAACCGTAAATTAGAATATATGTTTACTGGCTGGTTTGCCGGGGCTATGGATCAAATTGTAGAACGCTTGGGTTATTCTCTTACTACCCATGCAGAACAATTACAAAGTGAAGCAGAAGAAGGCTGTGATCATGGCATATTTGAAGTAAAAGCTATAAATGAAGGTGGCACAACCCATCATTAA
- a CDS encoding dipeptidase, which translates to MTSSELHDTSIVIDGLIIAKWGRELFEDMRRGGLTAANCTVSVWEGFQNTVNNISEFHQFFEDHSDLIMQVRTTKDILRAKELNKTGIILGFQNAHAFEDKLGYIQVFKELGVGIVQMAYNTQNLIGTGCYESDRGLSDFGREVVAEMNRVGIMCDLSHVGAKTSMDVIEASTKPVCYSHCLPAGLKEHPRNKSDEDLKFIADRGGFIGVTMFTPFLKQGVNATVDDYIEAIDYIINIVGEDCVGIGTDFTQGHDKAFFDWLTHDKGYARSLTNFGKIVNPAGFRTIGEFPNLTDAMMRRGWSEHKIRKVMGENWLRTLKAVWGE; encoded by the coding sequence ATGACATCCAGCGAGCTGCATGATACCTCAATTGTGATAGACGGTTTAATTATTGCCAAGTGGGGCCGTGAGCTGTTTGAGGATATGCGCCGAGGGGGCCTAACCGCAGCTAACTGTACCGTGTCCGTTTGGGAAGGATTTCAAAACACGGTTAACAACATTTCTGAATTTCACCAGTTTTTTGAAGATCACAGCGATCTAATAATGCAAGTAAGAACCACCAAGGACATCTTACGGGCAAAAGAACTTAACAAAACCGGTATTATCTTAGGCTTTCAAAATGCACACGCCTTTGAAGACAAACTTGGCTACATTCAAGTGTTTAAAGAACTGGGTGTTGGCATCGTGCAAATGGCTTACAACACCCAAAACCTGATTGGCACCGGCTGTTATGAAAGCGACCGTGGCTTATCTGACTTCGGCCGCGAAGTAGTCGCTGAAATGAACCGGGTAGGTATCATGTGCGACCTTTCTCATGTAGGCGCCAAAACCTCTATGGATGTTATTGAAGCATCAACCAAACCTGTTTGTTATTCCCATTGTTTACCCGCCGGCCTTAAAGAACACCCCCGAAATAAATCCGATGAAGACTTAAAATTTATTGCTGATCGTGGCGGTTTTATTGGTGTAACCATGTTTACCCCATTCTTAAAACAGGGGGTAAACGCCACTGTTGATGATTACATTGAAGCAATTGACTACATCATCAATATTGTTGGTGAAGACTGTGTAGGCATTGGTACCGACTTTACCCAAGGTCATGATAAAGCCTTCTTCGACTGGCTCACTCATGATAAGGGTTATGCCCGCTCTCTAACTAATTTCGGCAAGATTGTTAACCCTGCTGGTTTCCGCACTATTGGTGAGTTTCCCAACCTGACTGATGCCATGATGAGAAGAGGTTGGTCTGAACACAAAATTCGTAAAGTAATGGGTGAAAACTGGTTACGCACTTTAAAAGCCGTATGGGGAGAATAA
- a CDS encoding PDC sensor domain-containing protein, whose translation MIVKIKSIVFMIGVLSFSVYAEEAPINSVERIVDSLQEWGKDPDIVEFVKEHNKKGLTLVVIKERDKEWKHAKNLSRFMTDLMQNKAAKRLLELEKSKPYYAELFLMGSKGENIAMTNKTTDYWQGDEEKFTYSFNQGKGDVYIGNVEFDESVQAYLIQVSVPVMDQDKAIGAITVGLSVDKIQ comes from the coding sequence ATGATTGTTAAAATAAAATCAATCGTTTTTATGATAGGGGTATTAAGTTTTAGTGTCTATGCAGAGGAAGCTCCTATAAATTCTGTAGAAAGAATTGTGGACTCATTACAAGAGTGGGGGAAAGACCCTGATATAGTTGAGTTTGTGAAAGAACATAATAAAAAAGGGCTTACACTAGTGGTAATTAAAGAGCGAGATAAAGAATGGAAACATGCTAAAAATCTAAGTCGTTTCATGACAGATTTGATGCAAAACAAGGCTGCTAAACGTTTATTAGAGCTTGAAAAATCTAAGCCATATTATGCTGAGCTTTTTTTAATGGGAAGTAAGGGGGAAAATATTGCAATGACAAATAAGACAACTGACTACTGGCAGGGGGATGAGGAGAAATTTACTTACAGTTTTAATCAAGGTAAAGGTGATGTATATATAGGAAATGTTGAATTTGATGAAAGTGTTCAAGCCTATTTGATTCAGGTATCAGTTCCTGTAATGGATCAAGATAAAGCAATTGGTGCTATAACTGTAGGGTTAAGTGTAGATAAAATTCAGTAA
- a CDS encoding GlxA family transcriptional regulator, translating to MSITNTCTIGFLVLNNFTLMSHASAVEPLRMANQLSNRTLYRWKTLSVTGEPVTASDGMTITPDDSIETAEKFDLIVICGGLEIKQQCNNRRLLQWLQRQARLKTPLAAICTGSYILAKAGLLDGYRCTIHWENMASFKEEFPHIMVTNHIYSIDRDRLTCSGGTAPLDMMLNVIANVHGRELSASISEMFVHDRVRNEVEQQRIPLRHTLGISQPKLVEIVALMEANLEETISLDDLASYVGLSRRQLERLFLKYLDCSPSRYYLKLRLQRARQLLQQTNLSIIEIAAACGFISTPHFSKRYRDCFGIPPRDERLGLQVKVHPIAMAS from the coding sequence ATGTCCATAACTAATACATGTACCATTGGTTTTTTAGTTCTAAACAACTTTACCTTAATGTCTCATGCTTCCGCTGTAGAGCCATTACGGATGGCAAATCAGCTGTCAAATCGTACCCTTTACCGCTGGAAAACACTGTCAGTTACAGGTGAACCTGTTACAGCCAGTGACGGAATGACTATAACGCCTGACGATAGCATCGAAACAGCTGAAAAGTTTGACTTAATTGTGATATGCGGCGGTCTGGAAATAAAGCAACAATGCAACAACCGCCGTTTATTGCAGTGGCTACAACGACAAGCACGCCTTAAAACACCCTTGGCTGCTATTTGTACAGGCAGTTATATCTTAGCTAAAGCAGGCTTATTAGATGGCTATCGTTGTACTATTCATTGGGAAAATATGGCCAGCTTTAAAGAAGAGTTTCCTCATATCATGGTGACCAACCATATATACAGTATTGACAGAGACCGACTGACCTGTAGCGGTGGCACAGCACCTCTGGATATGATGTTAAACGTCATTGCCAATGTGCATGGTAGAGAGCTGAGTGCATCCATATCAGAAATGTTTGTTCATGACCGGGTACGTAATGAGGTTGAGCAACAACGCATTCCGTTACGCCATACACTGGGGATCAGCCAGCCTAAGCTGGTGGAGATTGTTGCTTTAATGGAAGCTAACTTAGAAGAAACTATTAGTTTGGATGATCTCGCTAGCTATGTAGGCTTATCAAGGCGTCAACTAGAGCGTTTATTTTTAAAATACCTAGACTGTTCTCCATCCAGATACTATCTAAAACTAAGGTTACAAAGAGCCAGACAGCTACTGCAGCAAACTAACCTATCAATCATAGAAATCGCTGCTGCTTGTGGTTTTATTTCTACACCACATTTTAGTAAGCGTTATCGTGATTGCTTTGGTATTCCTCCCAGAGATGAGCGACTGGGCTTACAAGTAAAAGTTCACCCTATAGCCATGGCAAGTTAA
- the fghA gene encoding S-formylglutathione hydrolase, whose protein sequence is MSEPNQLEIISQNKVHGGWLKRYQHHSDVLNCDMVFAIFLPPQAEEQAVPVLYWLSGLECTDENFMQKAGAQRLAAELGMAIVCPDTSPRGTNLPGEHDSWDLGSSAGFYVDATEQPWASHYKMYSYVTKELPVLITESFPVTDKKAISGHSMGGHGALVCALKNPRAYTSVSAFAPISHPSDCPWGQKAFSHYLGDNKDNWAQYDACDLVAKSSSPIPILVDQGSADKFLSEQLKPESLTKACKDNDFSLTLRMQPGYDHSYFFIASFIEDHLHYHGKALGLL, encoded by the coding sequence ATGTCTGAACCAAATCAACTGGAAATTATTTCTCAAAACAAGGTACATGGTGGTTGGTTAAAGCGCTATCAACATCATTCTGATGTATTAAATTGCGATATGGTTTTTGCCATATTTTTACCACCTCAAGCGGAAGAGCAGGCTGTACCCGTCTTATACTGGCTGTCAGGCTTAGAGTGCACTGACGAAAACTTTATGCAAAAAGCAGGGGCTCAAAGGCTGGCAGCCGAATTAGGCATGGCCATCGTCTGTCCTGATACCAGCCCAAGAGGTACCAACCTGCCAGGCGAGCACGACAGTTGGGATTTAGGCTCAAGTGCTGGCTTTTATGTAGATGCTACAGAACAGCCCTGGGCAAGCCATTATAAAATGTACAGTTATGTGACCAAAGAACTGCCGGTGCTAATTACTGAGTCATTTCCTGTTACCGACAAAAAAGCGATTAGTGGCCACTCGATGGGTGGGCATGGAGCATTAGTTTGTGCTCTAAAAAACCCTAGAGCCTATACATCAGTCTCAGCATTTGCTCCAATAAGTCATCCAAGTGATTGCCCTTGGGGACAAAAAGCTTTTAGTCATTACCTAGGTGACAACAAAGATAACTGGGCTCAATATGATGCCTGTGATTTAGTTGCCAAATCTAGCAGCCCTATTCCTATTTTGGTTGATCAAGGCAGTGCTGATAAGTTTCTTTCTGAGCAATTAAAACCAGAGTCACTAACCAAAGCATGTAAAGATAATGATTTTTCTCTCACTTTACGCATGCAACCTGGTTATGATCATAGTTACTTTTTCATAGCTAGTTTTATAGAAGATCATCTACATTATCATGGTAAAGCTTTAGGATTACTGTAA
- a CDS encoding S-(hydroxymethyl)glutathione dehydrogenase/class III alcohol dehydrogenase encodes MKARAAVAWEAGKPLEIETIDIAGPKEGEVLLRMVATGVCHTDAYTLSGADPEGLFPVVLGHEGGAVVEEVGPGVTSLKPGDHVIPLYVPECGHCKFCQSGKTNLCQAIRETQGRGVMPDGTSRLSCNGKELYHYMGTSTFSEYTVVPEISVAKISNKAPLDKVCLLGCGITTGIGAVLNTAKVEPGSTVAVFGLGGIGLSVIQGAILAKAERIIVVDINEDKFEMAKLLGATDFINPQKYNQPIQEVIVELTNGGVDYSFECIGNVNVMRSALECCHKGWGESVIIGVAGAGEEIATRPFQLVTGRVWRGTAFGGVKGRSQLPGYVEQYMQGEIKLDEFVTHTMGLEDINDAFDLMHEGKSIRSVILF; translated from the coding sequence ATGAAAGCACGTGCAGCTGTTGCCTGGGAAGCTGGCAAGCCCCTTGAGATTGAAACCATTGATATCGCTGGCCCAAAAGAAGGCGAGGTATTGCTGCGAATGGTGGCTACTGGAGTATGTCATACCGATGCTTACACACTTTCTGGTGCTGATCCTGAAGGTCTGTTCCCTGTAGTCTTAGGCCATGAAGGTGGTGCTGTAGTTGAAGAGGTAGGGCCTGGCGTCACTTCATTAAAACCAGGCGACCATGTAATTCCTCTTTATGTGCCTGAGTGCGGTCATTGTAAATTCTGTCAATCAGGCAAAACCAACTTGTGTCAGGCAATTCGAGAAACTCAAGGCCGAGGGGTAATGCCCGATGGCACCAGCCGACTTAGCTGTAATGGTAAAGAGCTATACCATTATATGGGCACCTCAACATTTTCTGAATATACTGTCGTGCCTGAAATTTCAGTGGCCAAAATCAGCAATAAAGCGCCTCTCGATAAAGTTTGCTTATTAGGTTGTGGTATTACGACAGGTATCGGTGCTGTCTTAAATACAGCAAAAGTAGAGCCTGGTTCTACAGTTGCCGTATTTGGCTTAGGGGGTATTGGTTTAAGCGTGATTCAAGGCGCTATTTTAGCCAAAGCTGAACGCATTATTGTGGTTGATATTAATGAAGACAAGTTTGAAATGGCTAAATTACTAGGTGCCACTGACTTCATTAATCCACAAAAATATAACCAGCCTATCCAAGAGGTGATTGTGGAGCTAACCAATGGTGGTGTTGATTACTCTTTTGAGTGTATCGGCAATGTTAACGTTATGCGCTCAGCTCTGGAATGTTGCCATAAAGGTTGGGGAGAGTCCGTTATTATTGGTGTTGCTGGTGCTGGCGAAGAAATAGCAACCAGGCCTTTCCAGTTAGTAACTGGCCGAGTATGGCGCGGAACTGCTTTCGGCGGCGTTAAAGGGCGCAGTCAGTTACCTGGTTATGTTGAACAATATATGCAAGGTGAAATTAAGCTGGATGAGTTCGTTACTCATACTATGGGCTTAGAAGACATCAATGATGCCTTTGATTTAATGCATGAAGGCAAAAGCATTCGTTCCGTTATCCTGTTTTAA
- a CDS encoding Hcp family type VI secretion system effector — protein MPTPAYMKIEGEKQGLITAGTFTEDSVGNIFQEGHEDHILVQAFRHDVILPRDPQSGQPTGQRVHQPLVITKVFDKCSPLLYNALTSGERLPKCHIDWYRTSAQGTQEHYFTIEIEDAIIVAINASMPNCQDPSQAHFTHLEDIHFTYRKINWTHEVCGTSGHDDWRVQRTG, from the coding sequence ATGCCAACTCCAGCGTATATGAAAATTGAGGGCGAAAAGCAAGGCCTGATTACTGCCGGTACTTTCACTGAAGACTCTGTAGGTAATATCTTCCAAGAAGGCCATGAGGATCACATTTTAGTTCAGGCTTTTCGCCATGATGTGATTTTACCTCGCGACCCTCAAAGTGGGCAGCCAACGGGTCAACGGGTACATCAGCCATTGGTTATTACTAAAGTATTCGACAAGTGTTCACCACTTTTATATAACGCATTAACTAGTGGCGAACGTTTACCAAAATGTCACATTGACTGGTATCGTACTTCTGCTCAAGGTACTCAAGAACATTACTTCACGATTGAAATTGAAGATGCCATTATCGTGGCTATTAATGCTTCAATGCCTAACTGTCAGGATCCAAGCCAGGCACATTTTACTCATTTAGAAGATATCCACTTCACTTATCGTAAAATTAACTGGACTCACGAAGTATGCGGTACTTCAGGTCATGATGACTGGCGAGTACAACGTACTGGCTAA
- a CDS encoding thiol-disulfide oxidoreductase DCC family protein, producing the protein MNKITIYYDAICPSCRRDQQWLNHWVDKNKIEWCDINENKDALLHAGINPKEALTSLHIQLADGTIVNDIDAYIALLKLSPWLRVIAWVMHFKMIKHYLHIIYQKSVHERLKKSNRLP; encoded by the coding sequence ATGAACAAGATAACCATTTATTACGATGCTATATGTCCTAGTTGCCGGCGAGATCAGCAGTGGCTTAATCATTGGGTTGATAAAAATAAAATAGAGTGGTGTGATATCAATGAGAATAAGGATGCTTTATTACATGCAGGCATCAACCCGAAGGAAGCATTAACTAGTTTACATATTCAATTAGCAGATGGCACAATTGTTAATGATATTGATGCTTATATCGCATTGCTAAAGTTGAGCCCTTGGTTACGAGTGATTGCCTGGGTTATGCACTTTAAAATGATAAAGCATTATTTGCATATTATTTATCAAAAAAGTGTTCACGAACGGCTAAAAAAAAGCAATCGATTACCATAG